Proteins encoded together in one Undibacterium sp. CCC3.4 window:
- a CDS encoding heme lyase CcmF/NrfE family subunit translates to MIPELGQFALALALALSLVAGSYGLWHISRRSQDEAYLSRAMAGSSILVFGLIAASFGALVASFVSSDFSVRNVAENSNILLPLQYKIAASWGSHEGSMLLWILMLAGWTGAVALFSQALAAGFRVRVLAILLLLQVTFLGFLLSSSNPFLRLLPAAAAGHDLNPLLQDPVMVSHPPLLYMGYVGFAVSFAFAIAALLEGRLDPTWARWSRPWANAAWSFLTIGILLGSWWAYSVLGWGGWWFWDPVENASLLPWLAGTALIHSLAVSDKRNALKSWTILLAMVAFALSLLGTFLVRSGVLTSVHAFATDPRRGILILGLLIVIIGCSFMLYAARTRQVGLGGQFAAVSRESMLLANNLLLVCALAAVLLGTLYPLIVEVLSGQKMSVGPPYFNAVFAPLLLPAVWLMALAPHSQWKAMPLLAAIKPMCLPLLVAIALTGAVIWSMGKGSLLMAIGLVAAITLALATLAHPLQQLRKLKDNGASRALFDRMRLLSLSYWGMIVAHCGIALFVAGVTMVKTYEIERDLVMQPGQTESIGPWRLSFIGVDQVPGPNYLAAHGVFELTRGEGKLIELVEPEKRQFNGAGQVITQAAISYGFFGDVYVSLGEASTTQEQAWSVRVYLKPCINWIWWGCALMALGGILTLFDRRYRRRPAAQHTEASA, encoded by the coding sequence ATGATACCTGAACTGGGACAATTCGCCCTCGCGCTCGCGCTCGCACTCTCGCTCGTGGCCGGCAGCTACGGTTTGTGGCACATCAGTCGCCGCAGCCAAGATGAAGCGTATTTATCGCGCGCTATGGCCGGCTCGAGCATCTTGGTGTTCGGCTTGATTGCAGCGAGCTTTGGCGCACTCGTCGCCAGCTTCGTCAGCAGCGACTTTTCGGTGCGCAATGTTGCTGAAAATTCAAATATTTTATTGCCGCTGCAATACAAAATTGCCGCCAGCTGGGGTTCGCATGAAGGCTCCATGCTGCTGTGGATACTCATGTTGGCTGGCTGGACTGGCGCCGTCGCGCTGTTCTCGCAAGCGCTGGCCGCCGGCTTTCGCGTGCGCGTGCTGGCGATACTCTTGCTCTTGCAAGTCACCTTCCTGGGATTTTTACTGTCGAGTTCCAATCCCTTTCTGCGCCTGCTGCCAGCCGCTGCGGCCGGGCATGATTTGAATCCACTGCTGCAAGATCCGGTCATGGTCAGCCATCCGCCGCTGCTCTACATGGGCTATGTCGGCTTTGCCGTCAGCTTCGCGTTTGCCATCGCCGCCCTGCTCGAAGGCCGACTCGATCCGACTTGGGCGCGCTGGTCACGCCCCTGGGCCAATGCCGCTTGGTCATTTTTGACCATCGGCATTTTGCTCGGCAGTTGGTGGGCCTATTCAGTCTTAGGCTGGGGCGGCTGGTGGTTTTGGGATCCGGTAGAAAATGCCTCCTTACTGCCATGGTTAGCCGGCACCGCCTTGATCCATTCACTGGCCGTCAGTGACAAACGCAATGCCCTCAAAAGCTGGACCATCCTGCTGGCGATGGTTGCCTTCGCACTCTCGCTGCTCGGTACCTTCTTGGTACGCTCGGGCGTACTGACATCGGTACATGCCTTTGCTACCGACCCACGCCGCGGCATACTGATACTCGGCTTACTCATCGTCATCATCGGCTGCTCCTTCATGCTCTATGCTGCGCGCACCCGACAAGTCGGGCTGGGCGGCCAATTTGCTGCCGTATCGCGCGAATCCATGCTGCTGGCGAATAACTTATTACTCGTCTGCGCCCTCGCCGCGGTCTTGCTTGGCACCTTGTATCCCTTGATCGTCGAAGTGCTGAGCGGACAAAAAATGTCGGTCGGTCCACCGTATTTCAATGCCGTGTTCGCCCCCTTGCTGTTGCCGGCCGTCTGGCTGATGGCGCTGGCACCGCATAGCCAGTGGAAAGCCATGCCGTTGCTGGCAGCAATCAAACCGATGTGCCTGCCACTGCTGGTCGCCATCGCACTGACCGGCGCGGTCATCTGGAGCATGGGCAAGGGCAGCCTGCTGATGGCAATCGGTCTGGTCGCCGCCATCACGCTGGCGCTGGCCACCCTGGCCCATCCGCTGCAGCAATTACGCAAGCTCAAAGATAACGGTGCCTCGCGCGCCTTGTTCGACCGCATGCGTTTGCTCAGTCTGTCGTACTGGGGCATGATCGTGGCCCACTGCGGTATCGCCCTGTTCGTCGCCGGCGTCACCATGGTCAAAACCTATGAAATCGAACGCGATCTGGTGATGCAACCGGGTCAGACTGAAAGCATAGGACCATGGCGCTTGAGCTTCATTGGCGTCGATCAAGTTCCCGGCCCGAATTACCTGGCTGCCCATGGCGTATTCGAACTCACGCGTGGCGAAGGCAAGCTGATCGAACTGGTCGAACCGGAAAAACGCCAGTTCAATGGGGCTGGCCAAGTCATCACACAAGCCGCGATTTCTTACGGTTTCTTCGGCGATGTGTATGTCTCACTGGGCGAAGCCAGTACGACACAAGAACAAGCTTGGAGTGTACGAGTCTATCTGAAACCCTGCATCAATTGGATCTGGTGGGGCTGCGCACTGATGGCACTAGGCGGCATCCTGACCCTGTTTGACCGCCGCTACCGACGTCGGCCAGCAGCACAACATACTGAGGCATCGGCATGA
- a CDS encoding DsbE family thiol:disulfide interchange protein translates to MMRALRLGLPLLVLVLLSIVLARGLQLDPRHLPSVQVGKAAPAFSRPSLAPAAAFSTADLRGQVWIMNVFASWCSACISEHPRLLKLAAEHQLPLIGLAYKDEPDATRQWLQEHGNPYRQVALDIDGSVAIDYGVYGVPETFVIDAKGIIRYRHVGPIDDDFYAVHIAPLQSAAAQ, encoded by the coding sequence ATGATGCGCGCCTTACGTCTGGGCCTGCCGTTGTTAGTGCTGGTTTTGCTTTCCATCGTGCTCGCCCGTGGTTTACAACTCGATCCGCGCCACCTGCCCTCGGTGCAGGTGGGTAAAGCCGCGCCAGCATTCAGCCGTCCCAGCCTGGCGCCAGCGGCAGCATTTTCCACGGCCGATTTGCGCGGCCAAGTCTGGATCATGAATGTCTTCGCCTCGTGGTGCTCGGCTTGTATCAGCGAGCACCCGCGGCTGCTGAAACTGGCCGCTGAACACCAACTGCCCCTGATTGGTCTGGCGTATAAAGATGAACCAGATGCGACGCGGCAATGGTTACAAGAGCATGGCAACCCCTACCGCCAAGTCGCCCTCGATATCGATGGCAGCGTCGCCATCGATTACGGCGTATATGGCGTTCCTGAAACTTTTGTCATCGATGCCAAAGGGATCATCCGCTATCGTCACGTCGGCCCTATCGATGATGATTTTTATGCCGTCCACATCGCACCGCTGCAAAGCGCTGCCGCCCAATGA